One Elgaria multicarinata webbii isolate HBS135686 ecotype San Diego chromosome 7, rElgMul1.1.pri, whole genome shotgun sequence DNA window includes the following coding sequences:
- the NPBWR1 gene encoding neuropeptides B/W receptor type 1: protein MDNFSSHPEPNASCTDVDVGCYRTEHHWHNMSAPQLIPKFYIAVPIIYSVICAVGLTGNSAVIYVILKAPKMKTVTNIFILNLAIADELFTLVLPINIADYLLLQWPFGEFMCKLIISIDQYNTFSSIYFLTVMSIDRYLVVVATVKSKKMTYRTYRAAKVVSLCVWVFVTIIILPFSIFAKIHTEEGRSQCVFVFPNPESFWWKVSRLYTLILGFAIPVSTICILYSTMLFKLRRMRLHSNAKALDKAKKKVTIMVLIILGVCLFCWTPYHLSTVVALTTDIPQTPLIIGISYFITTLSYANSCLNPFLYAFLDDTFRKSFRKLVECGTSS from the coding sequence ATGGATAATTTTTCCTCCCATCCTGAGCCCAATGCTTCCTGCACTGATGTGGATGTTGGTTGCTACAGGACAGAACACCACTGGCACAATATGTCAGCCCCACAACTGATTCCTAAGTTCTACATTGCGGTGCCCATCATCTACTCCGTGATCTGTGCTGTAGGACTCACTGGAAATTCTGCAGTCATTTATGTCATCTTAAAAGCTCCAAAAATGAAGACAGTCACCAACATTTTCATCCTCAATCTGGCTATTGCTGATGAACTCTTTACTTTGGTCCTTCCTATCAACATTGCGGACTATCTGCTGCTCCAGTGGCCCTTTGGTGAATTCATGTGCAAACTGATCATCTCCATAGACCAGTACAACACTTTCTCAAGCATTTACTTTCTAACTGTCATGAGCATCGATCGATACCTTGTGGTGGTGGCCACGGTCAAATCAAAGAAAATGACCTACCGCACCTACAGGGCTGCCAAGGTGGTGAGCCTGTGCGTCTGGGTTTTTGTCACCATCATTATCTTGCCATTTAGTATCTTTGCCAAGATACATACTGAAGAGGGGCGGTCCCAGTGTGTCTTTGTCTTTCCCAATCCTGAGAGCTTCTGGTGGAAGGTGAGCCGTCTCTACACCCTGATCTTGGGTTTTGCCATCCCCGTGTCCACCATCTGCatcttgtacagcaccatgctCTTCAAGCTCCGGCGGATGCGTCTCCACAGCAATGCTAAGGCCTTGGACAAAGCCAAAAAGAAAGTGACAATCATGGTGCTGATCATCTTGGGAGTTTGCTTGTTCTGTTGGACACCCTATCACCTCAGCACAGTGGTTGCCCTCACCACAGACATCCCACAGACTCCTCTGATCATTGGAATCTCCTATTTCATCACCACACTGAGCTACGCTAACAGTTGCCTCAACCCATTCCTTTATGCCTTTTTAGATGATACTTTCCGAAAGAGTTTCCGAAAGTTGGTCGAATGTGGGACTTCCTCATAA